DNA sequence from the Raineyella sp. LH-20 genome:
CCGGCCGGCCAGCGGGATCATCGTCGGTGCCCAGAACGCGCACTGGGAACAGCGAGGCGCGTGGACCGGTGAACTGTCGGTCGAGCAGGTCGCCGACGCCGGGGCGACGCTCGTGGAGATCGGGCACTCCGAGCGCCGGGCGTGGTTCGGTGACACCGATGAGGTGGTCCATCGGAAGGTCCTGGCGACCCTGCGGGCGGGCCTGCGACCGCTGGTCTGCGTCGGCGAGTCGGCCGAGGATTTCGCCGCCGGCCGCTCCGTCGAGGTGGTGACCGCCCAGGTCTCCTCCGCGCTGGCCGGCGTCGCCCCGGGAGAGGGACAGGCGCCGCTCGTCGCCTATGAGCCGATCTGGGCCATCGGGGAGCACGGCCGGGAGGCGACGCCCGAGGACATCGTCGCGACGGTGGGGGCGATCGCCGACCACGTCGGGGATCGGGTGGGATCAGTCCTGTACGGGGGGTCGGTCAACCGGGAGAACCTGACCGACATCCTCGGTGTCCCGGGGGTCGGTGGTGTGTTCGTCGGGCGGGCGGCCTGGACTCTCACCGGCTACCTCGCCCTGCTGGATCTCGCGGCAGACCAGCTGGCCGGTCGGCTCAACGTCGGATGATGGGTGCCGCCGACACCGAAGGACTGGTTGATCGTTGAACTAAATCCTTCTACTCTGGAGGGGGTCGGCCGAGGGATCGGCCCCGGCGGCGGCCCGCGGACCAAGGAGCATCCATGAGCACCCGGCTGCCCACCTATTTCGTCTCCCACGGCGGTGGGCCGTGGCCGTGGATCAAGGACATGATGCCGGGGATGGAGAAGCTCGAGGCCTCGCTCCGGTCCATCCCCACCGAGCTCGGCCTCACACCGCGGGCGGTGCTCGTCATCTCGGGCCACTGGGAGGAGCCTGAGTTCACGGTCCAGACCAGCGCCCACCCGCCGATGATCTACGACTACGGCGGCTTCCCCGCGTTCACCTACCGCATCCAGTACCCGGCGCCGGGGGCACCGAACGTCGCAGCCCGGGTCGGCCAGCTGCTCGAGGACGCCGGCATCACCACCCGCTACGACGCGCAGCGTGGCTACGACCATGGGCTGTTCGCCCCGCTGTACGTCATCTACCCGCAGGCCGACGTCCCGATCCTGCAGCTCTCCCTGAGAAGCGGCTACGACCCGGCCGCCCACCTCGCCGCCGGCCGGGCGCTGGCCCCGCTGCGCGACGAGGGCGTGCTGATCATGGGCAGCGGATTCAGCTACCACAACCTCGCCGCCTTCGGCCCGAGCGCCGGCCCCGCCTCGACGGCGTTCGGCGACTGGCTCAACACGACCTTGGTCGAGGGGCCGGTCGAGGAGCGTACGCAGCGCCTGCTGCACTGGGACGCTGCGCCCGGTGCGCGGGCGAGTCACCCGGCCGAGGATCACCTGATCCCGCTGATGGTCGCGGTGGGTGCCGCCGAGACCGAGGCCGGCGTACGCATCTACCACGAGCACGAGTTCATGGGTGCGATCGATTCTTCCAGCTTCCGCTTCGGGGAACTGCCGGGGTCGGGTCGCTGACGCCGTCCTGACCTCGTGGTCGCTGGAGTATGAGGTCGCTGGAGTATGAGGGCGCTGGGGTGATCCCCGGCCCGAGCCGGCGCCGCTCAGGGAATCGGATCGAAGTCGCCGCGCCAGCTCTGCAGCACCACGCTCGTGTCGGTGCCGGCGATCTCCTTGTGGGAGTTCAGATCGGTGACCACGAAGTCCCGCAGCGCCTGGGAATCCGGCACGGCCACCCAGACGATGAGATCGGAGTGGCCGGAGGTGAAGAACACGTGCAGGACAGAGGGTGATTTCGCCAGCCGCTGGGCCTGCTGCTCGATCTCGTCGCGCATGCCCGGATGGATGCGGACCGAGATGAGCGCCAGCAGCGGCCGCCCGACGGCCGCGGTGTTCACCTCCGCATGGAACCCGGTGATCACGCCCGCGTCGACGAGGGCCTGGATCCGGGAATGGCTGGTGGACTCCGCGGTCGCCGTGGCGGCCGCGAGGGCTGCGTTGCTCATCCGGCCGTTCTCCATCAGGAGCCGGAGGATCTGGTGGTCGATGGCGTCGAGCTGCCTGTGTCGGTGCCCCTTGCCGGGCTGCGGGACAGGGCGAGGGTTCGGCTGCTTTGCCACGGGAAAACAGTACGCTCCGCGGCTCGCCCTCGGGAAGGCCACGTACGGACGCACAGGGAGGGCCAGGTACGTACGCACCGGGAAGGCTACGTACGCACCGGGAGGGCTACGTGCGCGCTTCCTCGGCCGTCCGCACTTCCTCGGCCGCCCGGACCCGCTCGGCATCGAAGTCGATGGGCGCGGCGCCGCTGCGGGTGTTGCGCATCAGCCGCCAGACGATCGCCATGAACGCGATCCAGATCGGCGCGGCCAACAGGGAGATCCGGGAGTCCTTGGACAGCCCCAGTGCCACGAAGATGAGCAGGAAGAACACCAGGGTCGCCCACGACATCGCCGCGCCGCCGGGCATCTTGAAGGTCGACTCGGCGTGCCGCTCGGGGTGCTTGCGGAGGAAGGCGAGGTAGCTGACCATGATCAGGCCCCAGACCGAGAGGTAGAGCACCGAGGAGACGCCGGCGACGAGGCTGAAGGCGTCCATCACCGTGTCGCTGAGCATCACCAATGCGATGGCCGGGGAGATGCACAGCGCGGTCAGGATCAGGGCGTTGCGCGGAATGTGGTGCGAGGAGAGGCCCTCGAACACCCCTGGCGCGTTCTTCTCGCGGGCCAGCCCGTACATCACGCGGGAGGTCGAGAAGACGCCCGAGTTGGCGGACGAGGCCGCGGAGGTGAGCACCACGAAGTTGACGACGTGGAAGGCGATCAGGATGCCGATGAAGCTGAACATCTCGACGAACGGGCTCATGTCGGGGTTGATCAGGTCCCAGGGCTGGACCGACATGATCACGGCGAGCGCGAGGACGTAGAAGATCAGCACCCGGGCGGGGATCGCGTCGATCGCCTTGGGGAGGTTCTTCTGCGGATCGGCGGTCTCGGCGGCGGCGGTGCCGGCCATCTCGATGCCCTGGAACGAGAAGATCGCGATCTGGAAGCCCGCCAGGAAGCCCATCCCGCCGGTCGGGAAGAAGCCGCCGCGGTCCCACAGGTGGGCGAAGGAGGCCGCCGGTGCGCCGGCGGTGGGGGGCGTGAACGCCGTGATGGCCAGGTAGCCGCCGACGACGACCAGCGCGACGATCGTGACGATCTTGATCATCGCGAACCAGAACTCCAGCTCGCCGAAGACCTTGACCGCGACCATGTTCAGGCCGGTCAGCAGCAGGATGACGCCCAGGGCCGGGATCCACTTGGGCAGGTCGGGGAACCAGAGCCCGAGGTAGCCGGTGATGGCGGTGGTGTCGGCGATGCCGATGACCACCCAGCACATCCAGTACGTCCAGCCGATGTAGAAGCCTGCCCAGGGCCCGATCAGGTCGGTGGCGAAGTCGGCGAACGACTTGTAGGCGAGGTTGGACAGCAGCAGCTCGCCCATCGCCCGCATCACGAAGAAGAGGAAGAAGCCGATGATGGCGTAGACGAGGAGGATCGACGGTCCGGCGAGGTGGATCGTACGTCCGGAGCCGAGGAACAGGCCGGTGCCGATGGCGCCGCCGATGGCGATCAGCTGCAGGTGGCGGTTCCGCAGGCCGCGGCTCAGGTGCGGTCCCTCCTGGGTCGGAGTGCCGGTGCGGGAGCGGGTGGGCGCGGCCTGTTCGGCCGCGGTGGTCAGGGAGTGGGTGGTGGAGGCGGACACGCGGGCTGCGGTGGTGGGGGAGTGGCCGGGTGCCGTGGATGCTGTGGAGGTCATGTCGGGACTCCTTTGTCTCCGGTGGATGTTTCTCCGCGGGGATGCAGTGGGGGTGGGCGCCGTACGCCCACCCCCCGGGTGCCTGTGTCAGGCAGTGAGAACGTACTGGACGGCGACGGACTCGATCGAGAAGGCCTCCGCCACCGGGCGGCAGGTGAGCAGCCCGGCGGTGGTGTTCAGGCCCTTGGCGAGGGCGCTGTCGTCGAGGCAGGCCTGCTTCCATCCCTTGTCGGCCAGCTTGATCGCGTACGGCAGTGTCGCGTTGGCCAGCGCCCAGGTGGAGGTGTTCGGGACTGCGCCGGGCATGTTCGCCACGCAGTAGAAGGTGGAGTTGTGCACCTGGAAGGTCGGGTTGTCGTGGGTGGTCGCGTGCGAGTCCTCGAAGCAGCCGCCCTGGTCGATGGCCACGTCGACGAGCACCGAGCCGGGCTTCATCTGGGCGACCATCTCGTTGGTGACCAGCTTCGGCGCCTTCGCGCCGGGGATGAGCACGGTGCCGATGACCATGTCTGCGGCCAGCACCTGCTCGCGGACGGCGAGGGCCGTCGACGTGATGCCCTGGACCCGGTTGCCGTAGCGCCAGAACGTCATCCGCAGCTTGTCGAGGTCGGTGTCCAGGACGGTCACGTTGGCGCCCATGCCGAGCGCGACGTTCGCCGCGTTCTGTCCGGCGGTGCCGCCACCGAGGACGACGACCTTGGCGTTCTGTACGCCGCCGACGTCACCCAGCAGGACGCCACGGCCGCCGTACGGCTTCATCAGCGCGTGGGCACCGACCTGCGGGGCCAGGCAGCCGGCGACCTCGGACATCGGGTAGAGCAACGGGAGCATCCCGCTGGGCAGCTGCACCGTCTCGTACGCGATCGCGGTCGTCCCGGCGGCGAGCAGCGCCTCGGTCTGCGGCCGGTCGGCGGCCAGGTGCAGGTAGGTGAACAGCAGCAGGTCGTCGCGCAGCAGGCCGTACTCCTGCGGGACGGGCTCCTTGACCTTCATCACCATCTCGCCCGCCGCCCAGGTGGCCTCGGCACCCTCGACGATGGTGGCACCCTGTTCGGCGTACTCCGCGTCGGCGAAGGACGAGCCGGCACCGGCGCCGGCCTGCACGAACACCTGGTGACCGTGGCGGACCAACTCATGGACGCCCGACGGCGTCATCGCGACGCGGTACTCGTTGTTCTTGACCTCGGTGGGGACTGAAATCCTCATGGGAGACCTCCGATTTCGGCTGTGCCGCGGACCCTCCGCGGCACCGATGGAGTGAGTCTCGAATGGACAGACGCACACAGGGAGGTTCGGGGCGCAAAACCGAAGGAACCTCGATCCGGAGGGTCCTTCGACGGGCTTCGTCCGGGCATCGGGGGCACGAATCGCGAAGAATCCTCGGTGACTGGTCCGCACCTGTGCGTCGTACGTCGGTGGCCTCACAGGGTTGGACGGAACGACCGTCGCGACCCCCTCGGTCCGGCAGGCCGGTGCCCTCGGTCGGGCAGGCCGGTGCCCTCAGTCCGGCAGGCCGGCGCCGTTCCAGCTGAACCGTGCGGGCCGCCGCTCCAGGAAGGCCGCCGTCCCGTCGGCGAGGTCGGGACTGTTCGCCACCTGCTCCATCCAGGCGTCGACCCGCTGCGCGGTGAGCGTACGGTCGACCATCCGGTCCACCAGGTCCTTGGTCGCCTGGATCGACAGCTGCGAGCGCTTGGCGATGTCGTCGGCCAGCGCCAGGGCGCGGTGCAGCACGACGTCGTCGGGCAGCAGTTCGTCGACGAACCCGATGTGGCGGGCTCGTTCGCCGCCGATCAGGCCTGCGGTGAAGATCAGGTACTTCGTGGCGGCCGGGCCGATCAGCCGGACCAGGCGCTCCAGCGGGATCGGCGGGTAGACCAGGCCGAGGTTGGCCGGCGGCACCCCGAAGCGGGCCGACAGGCCGGCGATCCGGATGTCGCAGGCGCCGGCCATCAGCACTCCGCCGCCGACGCACGAACCGTTGATCGCCGCGATGGTCGGCTTGGGACAGCGGGCGATCGCCTCGTGGGCGTTGGTCGGCCGGTCGTTGTCGAGGATGGTGTCGAGTTCGCTGATGTCGGCGCCGGCGCAGAAGTGCCCGGAGGCACCGGTGATGACCACGACCCGTACGTCGTCGTCCGCCACCACCCGCTCCATCAGCGCCGGCCAGGCCGACCACATCGGAGTGGTCATCGCGTTGCGCTTGCGTGGGTGGTCGATGGTGATCAGGGCGGTCGCGCCGCGGGTCTCCAGGGTCAGTCTGCCGGTCTCGCTCACAGGCGCATTGTTCCCCCGCCGAGGGGCGTCGGCAGCCGGACAGGTCCCGATGCACCGGACGACGGCACGCCGGACGTGTCTCCGGTCACCTCGCGACGGTTCGGACGCTCCTCGGACGTTCCCGCGGGAACGCCTCGGCACCGTCACCAGCGCTCGGCGATCACCTTGTCGTACAGCTCGGAGAACTGCGCCAGCCGCTCGGAGTAGTAGGCGGTCCGGCGCGGGTGCGGTTCGGCGATCGGGCCCAGGTCGGGGGGCGTACGCTCCACGCCCGGCGCCAGCATCTCGAGTGCCAGCAGCGCCGATCCGTGCAGCGTCGCGCGTTTGATCGTCACCGGCGCGACCGGGCGGCCCATCACGTCGGCAAGGATCTGCAGCAGTTCGGGGCGGTCCTGGGTGACCCGGCCCTGGGCGAGGATCCGCACCGCCCCGGGGGCGTGCGCGACGAGCTGGACGGCGATCCGGCGGTAGGACAGCCCGACCCCCTCGACCACCCCGCGGTAGAGCGCGACCGGATCAGTGGTGGCGTGCACTCCGGTCATCAGGGCGGTGGCGTGGGAGGCCCAGCCGGTGGACCGCTCGCCGCTGAAGAACGGCAGCACCAGCGGGGTCTGCTCGGACGGCTCGGCCAGCAGCGCCCGACCGAGCGCCGGTTCGGGCGGCAGGGCGAGGGTGTTCGCGGCCCAGCTGAGGGCCCGGCCGACGTCGTTGACGGCGCCGCCGAGCAGCGAGCGGCGGCGATCCACCCGGTAGCACCACAGCCCGGTCGGCACCTGCTCCAGCGGGCCGGACACCATCACCCGCAGCGCCCCCGAGGTGGCGGCGGAGGCGCCGATCGTACGGTTGTCGGTCGCCCCGGCGCCCACGCTGGCGCCCAGCCCGTCGGCGATCGTCGGGAACCACCGGGCGCCGCGCAGTGCCGGCCAGCGGGCGTCCAGGCGGTTGTCCGCCGCCTCCAGTGGCTGGTCGGGGTCGCGGACGGCCGACAGTTGGGCGGCGCCGATCCCGCACAGGTCGAGCATCTCGGGATCCCACTGGCCGGTGCGCCGGTCGAGCAGGCCGCTCCACGAGGCGGCGGAGGTGCCGACGGCCGTCCGGCCGAGGAGGTGCAGGTGGAGGTATTCGCCGAGGCTGATCCACCGGTCGACCTTGTCGAAGGTCCGCGGATCGGTCGACGACAGCCAGCGCAGCCGCGCCGGCAGATAGGAGGCGTGCAGGCGGACGCCGGTCCGCTCGTGGATGGCGTCCTCGTCGACGAGTTTGCGCAGTTCGTCGACCTGCTGGCCGGAGCGGGCGTCGGCGTACGTGTAGCAGGGGGTCAGCGCCATCCCCTGCCGGTCGATGCCGATCAGCGAGGAGGCGAAGGTGTCGAGGGCGACGCCCTTGAGGCGGCCCTTCAGGTCCTTGGTGGCCAGGCCGTCGATGATCTCGATCACCTCGGCCAGCACCCGGTCCGGGTCGATGGTGGAGGTCCCGTCGGCGCGGGCGGTGAAGGTGTGGGCCACCTTGACCCGCTGGCCGGCCGGGCGGCCGTGGGCGTCGTAGAGCGAGCCCCGGCTCGCGGTGCTGCCGATGTCGATCGCCAGGACGAGCGGGTCGGTGGCCTTGGCGAGTTCGATCTGGAAGATGCTCCTGGCCATCCTGCCTCCGGGGGTCGTACGGGCTCGCGTCACCCGGCGCGGGCCGTGGGTCATGTGTGCTCGGGGACTCGGCTCGCCGTCAGGCGCCTGTTGCCCTCGGGGTGGTCGTGTCGTCCATGGCCCGATGTCCTCCGACAGCGTAGTCCGTTGCCAGGCAGGTGATCAGCCCGGTGCCGATCGACCGGACAAAGCCGTCGGTACGCCGGCCTGGACGTCGCCTGGGGCGGGACCCGGACTCGGATCCCGCCCCAGGCGGTCGTACGTGGCTTGGCGGCCGTCACCAGGTGGTGTCGGCGATCAGGCCTTCATGGTGCCGGTGGACAGCATCCGCTGGTGCCAGGACAGCGCCTGGGACAGGTCGTGCGGGGTGTGCTGGCCGTTGGCGACCTTGACGGCGACGGCGTAGTAGTCCTTCAGCATCGCGCGGTAGTCGGGATGCGCCACCTTGATCATCTCGGGAACGCGCTGACGCGGCGACTTGCCCCGCAGGTCCGCGACGCCGTACTCGGTGATCACCAGGTCGGTGTCGTGCTCGGTGTGGTCGACGTGCGACACCATCGGGACGATCGCCGAGATCGCGCCGCCCTTGGCGGTCGACGGGCTGACGAAGACGGTCAGTGCAGCGTTGCGGGCGAAGTCGCCGGAGCCACCGATGCCGTTCTGCATCCGCGAGCCCATGATGTGGGTGGAGTTCACGTTGCCGTAGAGGTCGGCCTCGATCATGCCGTTCATCGCGATCACGCCGAGACGACGGATGACCTCGGGGTTGTTCGAGACCTCCTGGTTACGCAGGATGATCTTCTCGCGGTAGAACTTCGCGTTGTCGTTCATCTTGGTCGCGTACTCCGGCGACAGCGAGAACGCGGTGGCGGAGGCCACCTCGAGCTTGCCGGCGTCGATCAGGTCGACCATGCCGTCCTGGATCACCTCGGTGTAGGAGGTGAGGTTCTCGAACTGGCCGTGCAGCAGTCCGGCGAGCACCGCGTTGGCGACGTTGCCGACACCGGACTGCATCGCCGGCATCGGGTCGGGCAGCCGGCCCGCCTTCGCCTCGAGGTCGAGGAAGTCGAGCAGGTGCCCGGCGATCGACTTGGAGATGTCGTCCAGCGGCTTGAACGGCGAGTTGCGGTCCGGGCTGTCGTTCTCGACGACGGCGACGACCTTGGCCGGGTCGACGCTCAGGTACTTCGAGCCGGCGCGGTCACCGGAGTGGTAGATCGGCAGGGCGAAGTCGAGCGGCACCTTGTGGATGTTGCCCAGGATGTCGTGCATGCCCTCGAGGTCCTCGGACTGCCAGGAGTTGACCTCGAGGATGACCTTGTCGGCCAGGTCGAGCCAGGCCTGGTTGTTGCCGACGGAGGAGGACGGCACGAGCGAGCCGTCGGCCTTGATGGCGCTGAGCTCGATGATCGCCAGGTCCATGTTGCCGTGGAATCCGTTGCGGAACTGCGGCGCGATGTGCGACAGGTGGACATCGGAGTAGTTGATGTCGCCGGTGTTGATCTTCTTGCGGGTCTCCGGATCGGACTGGTACGGCGTCCGGAAGTCGACCGCGTTGGCCTCTGCCAGCTCGCCGTCCAGCTCGGGCGCGGTCGAGGCGCCGGTGCCGAGGCTGACGCGGAACGGCTTGCCCGCTGCGTGCAGCGCCTTGGCGCGTGTGGCCAGGGCGATCGGCACCGCCTTCGGGTATCCGGAGCCGGTGAAGCCGGAGACACCGATCATGTCTCCGTCATTGACCAGCGCGGCGGCGTCCTCAGCGCTCATCACCTTGCTCTGGTACGCAGCGTTGTGGATCCGATTGCCCATGAAATGTCCTCCAAGTCAGGTGCGGCTTTGCAGTCCAAACTTACTGGGAAGGTATCCTGCCCGACCCCTGGGGTCGGGCCAACCGATGCGAGTGTGTCGTACGCCACACGACCCCTCGATCTGGCGTGCATCGCACGTAACGGATGGTCGCCTTTCGGTGATCCGGCTCTCACCCGGATCGGCGTCGTGCCGCGGAGCGGAACCAAGGGTGTGGGTCAGCGGGACCGGCGGGCCTCCTGGGCCATGTACTGCTCGTGCTCGCCGTGCGCGCGGCGGACCAGATCGCGGTAGTGCTGCTCGTTCTCGATCAGCTCGGACTTGAGGTGATCGGGGATCTGCGGCATCTTGCCGAGCTTGCCGGCCAGCTGGTTGTTGATCTTCGTACGCTCCTCGACGGGCGCCTCGGCGGGCAGTGCCAGGTAGCGTTCGGCCAGGTCCTCGGTGGCCCGGATGATCGCCATGGCCCGGCCGCGGGGGCTGAGCAGTGAGCTGGCGATCGTGACCGCCAGGACACCGACGATGACGACCAGCGACATCTGGGTGGTGATCTCGACGACGCGGACGGGCTCGCCGTCGTTGATGAACGGGAGATTGTTCTCGTGCAGGGCGTGCAGGATCAGCTTGACCGCGATGAACCCGAGGATCCCCGCCAGGCCGTACGACAGGTAGATCAGTCGGTCGAGCAGCCCGTCGATCAGGAAGTAGAGCTGCTTGAGCCCCATCAGCGAGAACACCACGGCGGTGAAGACCAGGAACACCTCCTGGGTCAGCCCGAAGATCGCCGGGATCGAGTCGAGGGCGAAGAGCACGTCGGTGCCGCCGATCGCGACCATCACCAGCAGCATCGGGGTGAGTGCTCGGCGGCCGTCGACGACGGTGAACAGCTTGTTGCCGTCGTACGTGTCGGAGGTGTGGAAGACCCGCCGGACCAGCCGGACGAAGAAGTTCTCGCTCTCCTCCTCCTCGTCGGAGAGGGCCTCCTTGAGGGTCGAACCGGCCGTCACCAGCAGGATCACGCCGAAGATGTAGAAGACCCAGGCGAAGGCGTTGATCAGGCCGGCACCGACGAAGATCAGTGCCGACCGGAAGATCAGCGAGACGACGATGCCGAAGAGCAGCACCTCCTGCTGGGACTGCCGGGGCACCTTGAACGAGGCCATGATGATGAGGAAGACGAAGAGGTTGTCGACACTCAGCGACAGCTCGGTGATGTAGCCGGCGTAGAACTGGGTGGCGGCGTGGCCGCCCCAGGTGGCGAGGACGAACAGGCCGAACGACAGAGCGATCGCCACGTACAGCGCGGACCACAGGGCGGATTCCCTGATGCCGGGGGTGTGTGGTCTGCGGGCGTGGAAGAGGAAGTCGAACAGCAGCATCCCCACCACGAAAAGGGTGGTGAGCGTCCAGGTGAGGCCGGAAACCTCCATGCGGGTCCTTTCAGGGGAAGGTGGGCGGTCCGGGAACGCCCCGGCGGTGGCCGTCGACCGCCGGTCCCGCGACTCGGGTGCCGCTGGGCCCTCGCGCTGCGGAACCCTTGGAGTCTACCAATCGGGTCGGCGGGCGACGGCGCATCCGCGGTGGGCCCCCGGTCACGGAAGGGCGGTCGGAGGGGCTATCCGGGGTGGTCCGTGTCGGGTCGGGAACGGTGTCGCGGGGGCAGGGCGCCGCTGGTGTCCAGCCCGGTGCCGTGCACCCGTTCGAGCAGGTCGAGGAAGTGGCGCTTGTCGGCGATCAGTTCCTGCTTGAGGTCGTCGGGGATGGCAGGCATCCGCTCCAGCTGCTGGGCGAGGCGGTGGCGGATCGCCAGCCGGTGGGCCTCGTCCGCGTCCTCCTCGAGGGCCAGGTAGCGCTCGGACAGCGACTCGGTGGCCGCGATCGCCGCCACCGCCCGGCCGCGCCGACTGAGCAGTGAGGCCGCGACGGTCGCGCCCAGCACCCCGACGATCACGCCGAGAGACAGCTGGGTGGAGATCTCGACCACCTGCACCGGCTCGCCGTTGTTGACGAACGGGAGGTTGTTCTCATGCAGGGCGTGCAGGCCGAGCTTGACCGCGATGAAGGCGAGGATCGCCGACAGGCCGTACGACAGGTAGATCAGTCGGTCGAGCAGACCGTCGATCAGGAAGTAGAGCTGCTTGAGGCCGAGCAGGGAGAACGCGACCGCGGTGAAGACGAGGTAGGTCTCCTGGGTCAGCCCGAAGATCGCCGGGATGGAGTCGAGGGCGAACAGCAGGTCGGTGCCGCCGATCGCGATCATCACCAGCAGCATCGGGGTCATCACCCGCACACCGTCGATCCGGGTGAACAACCTGTTGCCGTCGTACGTGTCGGAGGTGTGGAAGACCCGGCGGACCAGCCGGGTGACGGTGCTCTCGCCCTCGTCCTCGTCGGGGGAGATGGCGCCCTTGAGCGTGCTGCCGGCGGTGACCAACAGGATGGCCCCGAAGATGTAGAAGACCCAGGCGAAGGCGTTGATCAGGCCGGCGCCGACGAGGATCAGGCCGGTCCGGGCGACCAGGGAGAAGGCGATGCCGAAGAGCAGCACCTCCTCCTGGTACTGCCGTGGCACGGCGAACGAGGCCATGATGATGAGGAAGACGAAGAGGTTGTCGACGCTCAGCGCCTTCTCGGTGAGGTAGCCGGCGTAATACTGCCCGGCGAAGTCGCCGCCGGCGGTGGCCCAGACGAACAGGCCGAACGCCAGCGCGATCCCGACGTACGCCGCCGACCAGAGCGCGGACTCCTGGATGTTCGGCACGTGGGGCGTACGGGCGTGGAAGAAGAAGTCGAACACCAACATGGCGACGATGAGGGCGACGGTGAGCGTCCAGACGAGGGCGGAGACCTCCATGAGGGGTCCTTTCGGAGACGGCGGATGCCGGTCTCGCGAGTCTCTCCGCCGGCCGAGGGCTGGATGCCCGCCGCCGACCACACCATCCGGTCCGGCCCGGGGCCGGACGTGCTGACGTCTGATGTGTCGGGATACTCCCCCACGATTACTTCGAAAGTAGCAGGGGTGGCCCAGGGGAGCGAAATGCCCGTTCCCGGGAAGACCCGGTTCCGGTGACCCGGTCCGGCCCCCATGCCGGCGGGCGACCCGGGCATCGTCACCGTGCGACGTCCGGCAGCGCAGTGATCTCGGAAACGGGAGCGGAGCTTGCGTGGTGGACGACGTCGACGATCGTGGCGTGGAGCGCTGCCAGCGCTCGGCGGAGCGCCAGTCCGTCGGTGGCGGCGAGCCGGAGAGTGAGTCCCGCTCCCGCAGGCAGCTCGGATGCGGCTGCGTACGCACCGGTCGAGTCGCCGGCCACGGTCAGCCGGGCGAGGCAGCTGGGGCACGACATGTGGCCGGGGGCGGCAACGACGACGGAGGCGAATGCTCGGAATCCGACCGGCAGCAGCGCGATGTCGTCGAAGGACTGCCGTTCGATGGCGAGTGGGGCGGCCGCGTCGGCGACCCGCACCTGCGTGCACGACAGGAACCGGATGTCGGGCGTGTGCAGGGCGTCGGGGTGCAGCACGAACGACTCGACCAGCGCCACGGCCCCGCCGTGCTCGACGACGATGTCGCAGTCCTGGGTGAGCCACGCATGGGGGGTGAGGATCCGCGGACCGAGGTCGACGATGACCGATGATGCTGCCGCGGCTCGCACCAGGAAGGACTCGTGAGCGGCCGATCCCCCGGGGGCCCCTGAGACGTACGTGGCGCCCTGACCGCGGACGTCGACGCGCACACCGTCTGTCGCCTCGAGGCGGGCTCGCAGCTCGTCTCCGGGCTGCAGCCCGGCGCCCGCGCCCTGCACCATGACGACTGCCTGCGAGGGATCGGCCGCCGACGGCCGGAACAGTCTGTGCACGACGTACGGCCAGCGGTAGCGGTGGCGCCGGTAGGTGACGCGGCCGTGCACCGAGGTCCACGCCAGGTCGAGGACCCCGGTGGTCGGCCGGGTGGGCATGCTCACACGAACAGCACCTCGCGCTCCAGGTGGCTGATGAGGGCATCAACTCCGCCGCCCGTACGGGCATTCGTGCAGAGCACCGGTCGCCCGTCGCGCACCTGGTGGGCTTCTCGCACCATCCGGTCGATATCGGCACCGACGTACGGGGCGAGGTCGACCTTGTTGACGACGAGTAGATCGCAACGCACGACGCCGGGGCCACGCTTGCGTGGGATGTCGTCTCCACCGGCGACGTCGATGACGAACAGCCAGTAGTCGACCAGATCGCGCGAGAACGTCGAGGCGAGGTTGTCTCCGCCGCTCTCGAGCAGCACGAGGTCGGTCCCGGGGAAACGTGCCTCGAGGTCGG
Encoded proteins:
- a CDS encoding triose-phosphate isomerase, giving the protein MTVDEPLTWIGTSWKMNGSLAFARAYATGLRARAAAGWPGIQPFLIPPATALAVVSEVLRPASGIIVGAQNAHWEQRGAWTGELSVEQVADAGATLVEIGHSERRAWFGDTDEVVHRKVLATLRAGLRPLVCVGESAEDFAAGRSVEVVTAQVSSALAGVAPGEGQAPLVAYEPIWAIGEHGREATPEDIVATVGAIADHVGDRVGSVLYGGSVNRENLTDILGVPGVGGVFVGRAAWTLTGYLALLDLAADQLAGRLNVG
- a CDS encoding class III extradiol ring-cleavage dioxygenase, which translates into the protein MSTRLPTYFVSHGGGPWPWIKDMMPGMEKLEASLRSIPTELGLTPRAVLVISGHWEEPEFTVQTSAHPPMIYDYGGFPAFTYRIQYPAPGAPNVAARVGQLLEDAGITTRYDAQRGYDHGLFAPLYVIYPQADVPILQLSLRSGYDPAAHLAAGRALAPLRDEGVLIMGSGFSYHNLAAFGPSAGPASTAFGDWLNTTLVEGPVEERTQRLLHWDAAPGARASHPAEDHLIPLMVAVGAAETEAGVRIYHEHEFMGAIDSSSFRFGELPGSGR
- a CDS encoding Lrp/AsnC family transcriptional regulator — encoded protein: MAKQPNPRPVPQPGKGHRHRQLDAIDHQILRLLMENGRMSNAALAAATATAESTSHSRIQALVDAGVITGFHAEVNTAAVGRPLLALISVRIHPGMRDEIEQQAQRLAKSPSVLHVFFTSGHSDLIVWVAVPDSQALRDFVVTDLNSHKEIAGTDTSVVLQSWRGDFDPIP
- a CDS encoding amino acid permease, giving the protein MTSTASTAPGHSPTTAARVSASTTHSLTTAAEQAAPTRSRTGTPTQEGPHLSRGLRNRHLQLIAIGGAIGTGLFLGSGRTIHLAGPSILLVYAIIGFFLFFVMRAMGELLLSNLAYKSFADFATDLIGPWAGFYIGWTYWMCWVVIGIADTTAITGYLGLWFPDLPKWIPALGVILLLTGLNMVAVKVFGELEFWFAMIKIVTIVALVVVGGYLAITAFTPPTAGAPAASFAHLWDRGGFFPTGGMGFLAGFQIAIFSFQGIEMAGTAAAETADPQKNLPKAIDAIPARVLIFYVLALAVIMSVQPWDLINPDMSPFVEMFSFIGILIAFHVVNFVVLTSAASSANSGVFSTSRVMYGLAREKNAPGVFEGLSSHHIPRNALILTALCISPAIALVMLSDTVMDAFSLVAGVSSVLYLSVWGLIMVSYLAFLRKHPERHAESTFKMPGGAAMSWATLVFFLLIFVALGLSKDSRISLLAAPIWIAFMAIVWRLMRNTRSGAAPIDFDAERVRAAEEVRTAEEART
- the ald gene encoding alanine dehydrogenase, encoding MRISVPTEVKNNEYRVAMTPSGVHELVRHGHQVFVQAGAGAGSSFADAEYAEQGATIVEGAEATWAAGEMVMKVKEPVPQEYGLLRDDLLLFTYLHLAADRPQTEALLAAGTTAIAYETVQLPSGMLPLLYPMSEVAGCLAPQVGAHALMKPYGGRGVLLGDVGGVQNAKVVVLGGGTAGQNAANVALGMGANVTVLDTDLDKLRMTFWRYGNRVQGITSTALAVREQVLAADMVIGTVLIPGAKAPKLVTNEMVAQMKPGSVLVDVAIDQGGCFEDSHATTHDNPTFQVHNSTFYCVANMPGAVPNTSTWALANATLPYAIKLADKGWKQACLDDSALAKGLNTTAGLLTCRPVAEAFSIESVAVQYVLTA
- a CDS encoding enoyl-CoA hydratase/isomerase family protein gives rise to the protein MSETGRLTLETRGATALITIDHPRKRNAMTTPMWSAWPALMERVVADDDVRVVVITGASGHFCAGADISELDTILDNDRPTNAHEAIARCPKPTIAAINGSCVGGGVLMAGACDIRIAGLSARFGVPPANLGLVYPPIPLERLVRLIGPAATKYLIFTAGLIGGERARHIGFVDELLPDDVVLHRALALADDIAKRSQLSIQATKDLVDRMVDRTLTAQRVDAWMEQVANSPDLADGTAAFLERRPARFSWNGAGLPD